Proteins found in one Silene latifolia isolate original U9 population unplaced genomic scaffold, ASM4854445v1 scaffold_20.1, whole genome shotgun sequence genomic segment:
- the LOC141638281 gene encoding uncharacterized protein LOC141638281, whose amino-acid sequence MERSHFPLLCYWDGEIVEGDGCVSYVGGNESFIFANSNMSFNDLHSEIYTTIGLDSSKYKLVLKMKFPSLGCFKVVSLNNDRSLQAMWASICHSKAGSMDIYVELVPIQQPQVSNANVVPNVSFTRMLNDNNLFLNNFMSPTHNVQGLGSDDRYVSLLTNNIGVEVGDGNIQGDEVEDDVDLRLENASDEDDEDEEDIDHVGEFSVGQTFPNKRSLTEAITSYNLRVNQSFKIHESKPHTVTYKCGRRSTSCSWTLRAPKKKLVSDAFTIVRYNGGHERSCVGDTMPIDHRNLRRTFSSNAIRNIVEADWGLTVNAIIEIIIDKYNYKITYIKAWKAKQKALADIFGDWELSYQLLPRFFEALKEANPGTVVQFVNYPTDDPNVVIFGRVFWAFGASIKGFPHCRPIITIDGTHLYGKYKGVLMIAMGVDANDQLYPLAFAIVELKTTETWSWFLACIRCLVTQRSGLCVISDRHPGIMKAMNENGSGWV is encoded by the exons ATGGAGAGGAGTCATTTTCCCTTATTGTGTTATTGGGATGGTGAAATAGTTGAAGGAGATGGGTGTGTAAGCTATGTAGGTGGAAATGAGTCTTTTATTTTTGCTAATAGTAACATGAGCTTCAATGATCTCCACAGTGAGATATACACAACCATTGGTCTTGATAGTAGTAAGTATAAATTAGTGTTGAAAATGAAGTTTCCTAGTCTTGGATGTTTTAAGGTTGTTTCTCTCAATAATGACCGTTCTTTACAAGCGATGTGGGCTAGTATATGTCATTCAAAGGCGGGATCTATGGACATTTATGTTGAGTTGGTACCAATTCAACAACCTCAAGTGAGTAATGCAAATGTAGTACCGAATGTGTCTTTTACTAGGATGTTAAATGACAATAATCTCTTTCTCAATAATTTTATGTCACCCACGCATAATGTACAAGGTTTAGGGAGTGATGATCGGTATGTGTCATTGTTAACAAATAATATCGGAGTAGAGGTGGGTGACGGTAATATTCAAGGGGATGAAGTTGAGGATGATGTTGATTTAAGACTAGAGAATGCtagtgatgaggatgatgaggatgaggaagaCATTGATCATGT GGGAGAGTTTTCTGTTGGTCAAACATTTCCTAATAAGAGATCTTTGACGGAAGCAATTACATCGTATAATTTGAGGGTGAATCAAAGTTTCAAAATTCATGAGTCAAAGCCTCACACTGTGACATACAAATGTGGGAGAAGATCTACATCATGTAGTTGGACATTAAGAGCACCCAAAAAAAAATTGGTTTCCGATGCATTTACTATTGTGAGATACAATGGTGGTCATGAGAGATCATGTGTAGGAGACACCATGCCTATAGACCACCGAAACTTGAGAAGAACTTTCAGTAGTAATGCCATTAGGAATATTGTGGAGGCAGACTGGGGGTTGACGGTAAATGCAAttattgaaataataattgataaatataaCTACAAGATCACTTATATAAAGGCATGGAAAGCTAAACAAAAAGCTCTTGCCGACATATTTGGTGATTGGGAGTTATCATACCAGTTGCTTCCTCGATTCTTTGAAGCTCTGAAGGAAGCTAATCCCGGTACTGTTGTTCAATTTGTAAATTATCCAACTGATGATCCAAATGTTGTGATATTTGGCCGGGTATTTTGGGCTTTTGGAGCATCAATCAAGGGATTCCCTCATTGTCGCCCTATAATTACAATTGATGGGACTCATTTGTATGGCAAGTATAAAGGTGTGCTTATGATTGCTATGGGTGTTGATGCCAATGATCAACTATATCCTCTTGCTTTTGCCATTGTTGAATTGAAGACTACGGAGACATGGTCTTGGTTTTTGGCATGTATAAGATGTTTGGTTACACAACGAAGTGGTCTTTGTGTAATATCTGACAGGCATCCAGGCATCATGAAAGCCATGAATGAAAATGGGAGTGGgtgggtgtag